CGTTCCGTGATTTCCTGCGGGGCGAATTGCCCGCCCTGCCGGGCGAACTGCCGACCGCCAGCGATTGGCAGGATCACCTCTCAACCGCCTTCCCGGAGGTACGCCTGAAAAGCTTCCTCGAAATGCGTGGGGCCGATGGCGGCCCATGGAACCGGATTTGCGCGCTGCCCGCGCTGTGGGTCGGGCTGCTCTACGATCAGACCGCGCTCGATGCGGCGTGGGACTTGGTCAAGGACTGGGACATGGCGGGCCGCGAAATGCTGCGCGACAGTGTGCCAAAGCTTGGCCTGAAGGCACCGATCCCCGGAGGCGGAACGTTGCAGGATATCGCGGGCGAAGTGTTGAAGATCGCGCGTTCGGGCCTTGCCGCGCGCGGCGAACTCAACTCGGTAGGCGACGACGAAACCGGATTCCTCGCGCCGCTACAGGACATCGTGGCCAGCGGACGGACCCCGGCAGAGGTCTGCCTGGACCACTATTACAAGGACTGGGACGAAGACGTTACCGGTCTCTATGCGTTGAAGAGCTTCTGAACTGGTTCAGGCCGGAGCGAGTATGGCGCTGGCCGGGAACCGGCGCACAGCGTACTTGAGTACGTGAGCGCCGGAAGCGCAGGACAGCGCCTTTCGCAGCCCGGCATAGACCAGTTCAGCGCCAGGCAGTGATCTTGCCGCTGTCGTCCAGCACGTAGAGCGTGTTGTTCGCCACGATCGGCGCAAGGCTGATCGCTTCGTCGAGATCGGCGAAAGGCGTGGCCACCCCGCTTGTGGCATCGACCGCGTAGACATCGCCTTCGGTATTCGTGACCCACAGGCGACCGCCCGCCAGCACCGGGCCGGACCAGAACAGTTCGTCCTTTTCCTTCTTCTCGTTCCGATACTTGGGCAGGTCGGCGATCCACCGCACCTTGCCGGTGGCACGCGCAATCGCCATCAGCTTGGCATCGTCGGTGATGACGAACAGCCAGTTGCCGCCGACCGCCGGGGTCGAAATGCCAGCGAGGTTCAATTCCCAGACGCGTTGGCCGGTGACGAGCTCGTAGGCCGCCATGCGACCGCCCTGCCCCAACGCATAGACGTTGCCGCCATCGATGATCGGATCGGCATCGATATCGGTCAGAATGCCGACCGACGTGCTGATGCTGGTCCGCGCCAAAGCATCGGCCCAGAGATTACGTCCGTTTTCATAGCGGTAGGCGATCAGCTCGCCAGAGCTGAACCCGGCGATCACCGTGCCCTGGCCCGCTGCGGGAGAGGCCACGCCGAACAGGCCCGATTGGCCCTGCGAACCGGCCTCGGTCCACTGCACGGATCCATCCGCCAGATCGAGCGAGATTACCTGGTTGTCCTGCGTCATCACATAGAGCGCGCCGAACGCGATCGTCGGCGCACCGCGCAGCGGGCCGGCGGGCTTCACGCTCCACACCTCCGCCCCGGTCGCGGCGTCCAGTGCGGCGACCTGGCCGACGCCTGTCGTCACATAGACCTTGCCGCCTTCATAGCTGGCGCCGCCGCCGAAGACCGAGGACGAACCATCGCCCTTGACCTCAAGCGAGTGCTGCCAGACGCGCGCGCCGCTCTGCGCATCGAATGCGTGGACGACGCCATCGGTGTCGAACACGAACAGCCGCCCCTCACCCACGACGGGCGCGGCGGCAAGGCGTTGCTTGCTGCTCGACCCGGCGATGGACGCGGTCCACGCGCGAACGGGGCTGGCCGCCAGAGAGAGGTGGCCATAGCTTTTCGAAGCCGAACCGCCAGCCTGCGCCCACTCTGCATTCACCTGCTGCGCGGGCAAAGTCACGGCTACACCGGCCAACGCGGGATCGACCTTTGCACCGGTCTCGATCTTGGACAGGATCGGCATGCGTTCGCCCAGCGTCGGGGTTTTTTCCGGGCCATCGCCCTTCAACGCGCCGCAACCGGCCAATGCCGTCGCCAGTGCCGCCACGGCAAGGGTGCGGCGCGCGAAACGGCCGGTAGTACGGGAAATGGTCATGCTCTTCATCAAGCTCCCTCTCATCCGCCCGGCTGCTGACGGGCAGCGCTGTTGCGGCGGATCTGTTCCATGATTTCGTCGACATCGTCGATCGCGTCGGTGCCCATCAGGCCCGCGATCTGGCGGGCGCGGGCGCGCAACGTGTCGGGCGCGTTCTCATCGCGCGAAATTTCGGCAAACAAGGGCCCGGCCAGTTCCGGCTTGCCCTGTTCGATATAGGCCATCGCCACCATCTCTGCCGCGCTGGCAAAGAACGGACCACCAGGCGCGGCCAGAGGCTTCAGCTTGGCGATCACATCGGCAGGCTTCATGGTATCGTATTGCAGCGAGACCAGCCGCAACGTCGCCAGATCGCGCATCGGCTGCGGCGCATCGGCATCGTCGATAACTTCCTGATAAAGCTTGGCCGCATCCTCGGGCTTGTCCTGCCCCTGCGCGATACCAGCTTCCAGCAGCTTTGCCGGAACGCGGAAACCCGCGATTTCGCTATCGGTCAGCGGCGCGAACTTTTCGCGCGCGGCATCGGGCTGGTTCGCCTCCAGCCTGTCGAGCGCCAGCGTCATTTCGACGGCCTGATCCTCTGCCTTGCCCGTACGGTCGGCATCCCACCACAGATATCCGCCCAGCCCGCCAAGGCCCAGCACCAACAGGATCGCGACGGGAATGCCGAACCGCTTCGCGGCACCGCGCATCTCGTCCTGACGAACCGCCTCGTCGACTTCGCGCATGAAAACGTCTTGCCGGGCAGCTTCCTGCTGGGCGGATTTGTCGGCGGGATTTGCGGGATTGG
The sequence above is a segment of the Croceicoccus naphthovorans genome. Coding sequences within it:
- a CDS encoding tetratricopeptide repeat protein, with the translated sequence MALRPTNPANPADKSAQQEAARQDVFMREVDEAVRQDEMRGAAKRFGIPVAILLVLGLGGLGGYLWWDADRTGKAEDQAVEMTLALDRLEANQPDAAREKFAPLTDSEIAGFRVPAKLLEAGIAQGQDKPEDAAKLYQEVIDDADAPQPMRDLATLRLVSLQYDTMKPADVIAKLKPLAAPGGPFFASAAEMVAMAYIEQGKPELAGPLFAEISRDENAPDTLRARARQIAGLMGTDAIDDVDEIMEQIRRNSAARQQPGG
- a CDS encoding PQQ-binding-like beta-propeller repeat protein, producing MTISRTTGRFARRTLAVAALATALAGCGALKGDGPEKTPTLGERMPILSKIETGAKVDPALAGVAVTLPAQQVNAEWAQAGGSASKSYGHLSLAASPVRAWTASIAGSSSKQRLAAAPVVGEGRLFVFDTDGVVHAFDAQSGARVWQHSLEVKGDGSSSVFGGGASYEGGKVYVTTGVGQVAALDAATGAEVWSVKPAGPLRGAPTIAFGALYVMTQDNQVISLDLADGSVQWTEAGSQGQSGLFGVASPAAGQGTVIAGFSSGELIAYRYENGRNLWADALARTSISTSVGILTDIDADPIIDGGNVYALGQGGRMAAYELVTGQRVWELNLAGISTPAVGGNWLFVITDDAKLMAIARATGKVRWIADLPKYRNEKKEKDELFWSGPVLAGGRLWVTNTEGDVYAVDATSGVATPFADLDEAISLAPIVANNTLYVLDDSGKITAWR